In Amia ocellicauda isolate fAmiCal2 chromosome 7, fAmiCal2.hap1, whole genome shotgun sequence, one genomic interval encodes:
- the cs gene encoding citrate synthase, mitochondrial, with amino-acid sequence MSFLTVSRLAPRLLNSKNAACILVAARNASSSTNLKDVLSDLIPQEQSRIKSFKQQYGKTTIGQVTVDMVYGGMRGMKGLVYETSVLDPDEGIRFRGYSIPECQQLLPKAPGGEEPLPEGLFWLLVTGQVPTQEQVSWVSKEWAKRAALPSHVVTMLDNFPTNLHPMSQFSAAITALNSESSFARAYSEGVNKAKYWEFVYEDSMDLIAKLPCVAAKIYRNLYREGSSIGAIDSGLDWSHNFTNMLGYSEAQFTELMRLYLTIHSDHEGGNVSAHTSHLVGSALSDPYLSFSAAMNGLAGPLHGLANQEVLVWLTQLQKELGGEVSDEKMRDYIWNTLKSGRVVPGYGHAVLRKTDPRYTCQREFALKHLPSDPMFKLVAQLYKIVPNVLLEQGKAKNPWPNVDAHSGVLLQYYGMTEMNYYTVLFGVSRALGVLSQLIWSRALGFPLERPKSMSTDGLMALVGAKSG; translated from the exons ATGTCCTTCCTGACTGTCAGCAGGCTAGCGCCAAGGCTCCTGAACTCGAAG AATGCAGCTTGCATCCTGGTTGCGGCTAGAAACGCGAGTTCATCGACG AACCTGAAGGATGTCCTATCGGATCTCATCCCCCAAGAACAGAGTCGCATCAAGTCCTTCAAGCAGCAGTATGGCAAAACCACTATCGGCCAGGTCACAGTGGACATG GTATACGGAGGTATGCGAGGAATGAAGGGGCTGGTGTATGAGACCTCTGTACTGGACCCCGATGAG GGAATCCGTTTCCGTGGCTACAGCATCCCAGAATGCCAGCAATTGCTTCCCAAAGCTCCAGGTGGTGAGGAGCCATTGCCAGAGGGGCTGTTCTGGCTGCTTGTCACTGGACAGGTGCCCACACAGGAGCAG GTCAGCTGGGTGTCTAAAGAATGGGCCAAGAGAGCCGCACTGCCCTCCCACGTGGTCACCATGCTGGACAACTTCCCCACCAACCTGCACCCCATGTCCCAGTTCAGCGCCGCCATCACCGCCCTCAACAGCGAGAGCTCCTTCGCCCGGGCCTACTCCGAGGGTGTTAACAAGGCCAAGTACTGGGAG TTCGTCTATGAGGATTCGATGGATCTGATCGCCAAGCTGCCCTGTGTGGCGGCCAAGATCTACCGCAACCTGTACCGTGAGGGCAGCAGCATCGGCGCCATAGACTCCGGCCTCGACTGGTCCCACAACTTCACCAACATGCTGGGCTACAGCGAGGCGCAGTTCACCGAGCTCATGCGGCTCTACCTCACCATCCACAG TGACCACGAAGGGGGCAACGTGAGTGCCCACACTAGCCACCTGGTGGGCAGCGCCCTGTCGGACCCCTACCTCTCCTTCAGCGCCGCCATGAACGGGCTGGCAGGGCCTCTCCATGGACTTGCCAACCAG GAGGTGCTGGTGTGGCTGACCCAGCTGCAGAAGGAGCTGGGCGGTGAGGTGTCGGATGAGAAGATGAGAGACTACATCTGGAACACCCTCAAATCTGGCCGG GTGGTCCCAGGATACGGCCACGCGGTGCTGAGGAAGACGGACCCGCGGTACACCTGCCAGCGCGAGTTTGCTCTGAAGCACCTGCCCAGCGACCCCATGTTCAAGCTGGTGGCCCAGCTGTACAAGATCGTGCCCAACGTGCTGCTGGAGCAGGGCAAGGCCAAGAACCCCTGGCCCAACGTTGACGCCCACAGTGGGGTGCTGCTGCAG TACTACGGGATGACGGAGATGAACTACTACACGGTGCTGTTCGGAGTGTCCCGCGCGCTGGGCGTCCTGTCCCAGCTGATCTGGAGCCGCGCCCTGGGCTTCCCCCTGGAGAGGCCCAAGAGCATGAGCACTGACGGGCTGATGGCACTGGTGGGTGCCAAGTCCGGGTAA